The following proteins come from a genomic window of Sorghum bicolor cultivar BTx623 chromosome 3, Sorghum_bicolor_NCBIv3, whole genome shotgun sequence:
- the LOC8054664 gene encoding presenilin-like protein At1g08700, which translates to MDPAAASPVPALAPAVEEPISAISVLDTLGAEVLAVMSPVSICMALVVLLISLLSPPSSGSAAASPPPVTAATLVYLESPNDSPGQKFLGALLDAAVFVVLVAAVTFVLVALYYYRCTGFLKNYMRFSAFFVIFSMGGAILTAVLRRLAAPLDAPTALLLLFNGAAVGVLSVFASAVPILVRQGYMVALAVIVAAWLSRLPEWTTWIMLVALAVYDLVAVLAPRGPLRMLVELASSRDDELPALVYESRPTVGPATSSSSYASAMGSVEMQTMTDSGQISGNRYDRVEQEEDASPAVVEMRDLRRGRSEMNRSRGSVLQMENLEREVSVTSAELTANQGGSSQHAVIQIEQPGEEETSPLVSAASTNNAALDEEHRQSSSSEPLDFEMFESTRGIKLGLGDFVFYSVLVGRAAMYDLMTVYACYLAIIAGLGCTLILLSICQHALPALPISIMLGVTFYFLTRLLMEPFVVGASTNLVMF; encoded by the coding sequence ATGGatcccgccgccgcctcgccggTGCCGGCTCTGGCGCCTGCCGTGGAGGAGCCCATCAGCGCCATCTCCGTTCTCGACACCCTCGGCGCGGAGGTGCTGGCGGTTATGTCCCCGGTCTCCATCTGCATGGCGCTCGTCGTGCTCCTCATCTCCCTCCTCTCGCCGCCGTCCTCCGGCTCCGCGGCGGCCTCGCCCCCGCCAGTCACCGCTGCCACACTCGTCTATCTCGAGTCCCCTAACGACTCCCCGGGCCAGAAGTTCCTCGGCGCACTCCTCGACGCTGCCGTCTTCGTTGTCCTCGTCGCCGCTGTCACCTTCGTCCTCGTCGCGCTCTACTACTACCGCTGCACGGGCTTCCTCAAGAACTACATGCGCTTCTCCGCCTTCTTCGTCATCTTCTCCATGGGAGGCGCCATCCTCACCGCCGTGCTCCGCCGCCTTGCGGCTCCTCTCGACGCGCCCACCGCGCTCCTGCTCCTCTTCAACGGCGCCGCTGTCGGGGTCCTCTCTGTCTTCGCCTCCGCTGTCCCCATCCTCGTCCGCCAAGGGTACATGGTCGCCCTCGCCGTCATCGTCGCCGCCTGGCTCTCTAGGCTCCCCGAGTGGACCACGTGGATCATGCTCGTCGCGCTCGCCGTGTATGACCTCGTCGCCGTGCTTGCACCCCGGGGACCGCTCAGGATGCTTGTGGAGCTCGCCTCCTCCAGGGATGATGAGCTACCAGCACTCGTCTATGAGTCTCGGCCTACAGTCGGCCCAGCCACAAGCTCTTCCTCTTATGCTTCGGCCATGGGGTCTGTGGAGATGCAAACCATGACTGATTCTGGTCAGATCAGTGGCAATCGGTATGACCGGGTGGAGCAGGAGGAAGATGCCAGCCCTGCTGTTGTGGAAATGAGGGATCTTAGAAGAGGCCGATCAGAGATGAACAGATCAAGAGGTTCTGTGCTTCAAATGGAGAACCTTGAAAGGGAGGTATCAGTGACTTCAGCAGAGCTCACAGCAAATCAAGGTGGGAGTTCACAGCATGCTGTCATTCAAATTGAACAACCTGGCGAAGAAGAGACATCACCTTTGGTATCTGCAGCATCTACCAACAATGCAGCTTTGGATGAGGAGCATAGACAAAGTTCATCATCAGAGCCTCTGGATTTTGAGATGTTTGAATCTACAAGGGGCATCAAGTTGGGCCTTGGCGATTTTGTTTTCTACAGTGTGCTTGTTGGGAGAGCTGCCATGTATGATCTGATGACTGTGTATGCATGCTACCTCGCCATCATTGCTGGGCTTGGTTGCACCCTTATCTTGCTTTCCATATGCCAGCATGCGCTACCTGCACTCCCAATCTCTATTATGCTGGGAGTGACATTCTACTTCTTGACACGGTTGCTGATGGAGCCATTTGTGGTTGGTGCTTCGACAAACTTGGTGATGTTCTGA